From one Magnetofaba australis IT-1 genomic stretch:
- a CDS encoding CPXCG motif-containing cysteine-rich protein: protein MRDDAPEWSESVACPYCGESLFTQREAGLGNQEYIEDCHVCCRPIRFITRWDPYTQSESLTVLREDD from the coding sequence ATGCGGGACGATGCGCCGGAGTGGTCAGAGAGTGTCGCTTGCCCCTATTGTGGCGAGTCCCTGTTCACCCAACGCGAAGCCGGACTGGGCAATCAGGAGTATATTGAGGATTGCCATGTCTGCTGCCGCCCCATCCGCTTTATCACGCGTTGGGATCCCTACACACAAAGCGAATCCCTCACCGTTCTGCGTGAGGATGATTAG
- a CDS encoding class I SAM-dependent methyltransferase yields the protein MNSPATQDPKHKADNSYYANVRPEVISLVPRDAQRILDVGCGAGVMGQALKQMGIPYVAGIEYDQQAAQQAAQALDHVDIGDVEHLTLAHAPDSFDVIIYADILEHLINPERTLARHMRYLKPGGIVITSIPNVRYYAVFTNLASGSWTYEESGILDRDHLRFFTIKEMVKMLNGANLEIAHVGETLNEQYEAIKPNEYPATINFGRIALSGLNEFEFRDLFVFQYLIVARKPSE from the coding sequence TTGAATTCCCCCGCCACACAAGACCCCAAACATAAAGCGGATAACAGCTACTACGCCAATGTGCGCCCCGAAGTCATTTCCCTGGTGCCACGGGACGCTCAACGCATCTTGGATGTGGGCTGTGGCGCCGGCGTTATGGGGCAAGCGCTAAAACAGATGGGCATTCCTTATGTGGCGGGCATTGAGTACGACCAACAAGCGGCGCAACAGGCTGCGCAGGCGCTTGACCATGTCGATATCGGCGATGTTGAACACCTCACCCTCGCCCACGCGCCGGACTCTTTCGACGTCATTATCTACGCCGACATTCTGGAGCATTTGATCAATCCGGAACGCACCTTGGCGCGCCACATGCGCTATCTCAAACCGGGCGGCATCGTCATCACCAGCATCCCCAACGTGCGCTATTACGCGGTCTTTACCAATTTGGCCAGCGGTTCATGGACCTACGAAGAGAGCGGCATCCTTGATCGTGACCATCTGCGTTTTTTCACCATCAAGGAGATGGTCAAAATGTTGAACGGCGCCAATCTGGAGATTGCCCACGTGGGCGAAACCCTCAACGAGCAGTACGAAGCGATCAAGCCCAACGAGTACCCCGCCACCATCAATTTTGGTCGTATTGCGCTCAGTGGTTTGAACGAATTTGAATTTCGTGACCTGTTCGTCTTCCAATATCTTATTGTTGCGCGAAAGCCTTCGGAGTAG
- a CDS encoding SurA N-terminal domain-containing protein, which produces MLNIMRVAAQSWVMKGLLIFLAFTFAAFFGDYASVGPSRDAAVVVNGQEVSPMTLRREIEAQTRQLRERSGGMIPAQALESRARMIALRNTIERGLMLALANDLRLAISPDALQEHIANTPAFQVDGRFDPTQYKAALRSFGMTPKSYESSTLEALMLDQLQSALTTAIHTPDLLLDDLEALTLEKRQIALLTIDPDAMEPPSAPDDKSLEAFYKSHQAQYMTPVRVKLAYTLIDEHSVRDDITVTDDEIAAYYEENMPAFKTPETRHVRHILVKLDKENPNAEADASAKAQVLRERILAGESFETVAKESSEDITAQQGGDLGVIRRGMMVKAFDEAAFSLEQGAVSDVVVTPFGVHLIKVDAIVHESVKPLEKSRAEIREKLIADKAIEKVYQRSIDLEDRAATSDDLAAIAKDLNLRFKETDYLSMNDDKAEQIERQAKFVAAAFNTATGALSPVTEVDEGKFFILKVLDRKEPEPKPLADIRDEVSQAYMAQQNEQSATELLTGVKQALSEGKSWDEATANLPKGAHVTTPAPFLMTDLKSDVSAAARRAAFQTSLKSPLHAEIVRDAGKLNLVYLTKVLPVEEKDRLPEAQRTAMRRQLSAILGQEQYEDLLRDLHERAEVRVNEALMKQL; this is translated from the coding sequence ATGCTCAATATTATGCGCGTCGCCGCCCAATCTTGGGTAATGAAAGGTCTGTTGATCTTTCTGGCCTTCACCTTCGCCGCATTTTTTGGCGATTACGCATCCGTCGGACCCAGCCGTGACGCCGCAGTCGTAGTCAATGGGCAAGAGGTTTCGCCGATGACGCTGCGCCGCGAAATCGAGGCGCAGACACGCCAGCTGCGCGAACGCTCTGGCGGCATGATCCCCGCTCAGGCGCTTGAGAGCAGAGCGCGTATGATTGCGCTGCGCAACACCATCGAACGCGGCTTGATGCTGGCGCTGGCCAATGACCTGCGGTTGGCGATCTCGCCGGATGCGTTGCAGGAGCACATCGCCAACACCCCTGCCTTTCAAGTCGATGGCCGCTTCGACCCGACGCAGTATAAAGCCGCTTTGCGCAGCTTTGGCATGACCCCCAAAAGCTATGAGAGCAGCACGCTTGAGGCCTTAATGCTGGATCAGCTCCAATCCGCCCTGACCACTGCGATCCATACGCCGGACCTGCTGCTCGATGATCTCGAAGCGTTGACGCTTGAGAAACGTCAGATCGCGCTGCTTACCATTGATCCCGACGCCATGGAGCCACCCAGCGCTCCTGATGATAAGAGCCTGGAGGCGTTCTACAAATCGCATCAAGCGCAATACATGACGCCGGTGCGTGTGAAGCTGGCCTACACTCTCATCGATGAACACAGCGTGCGCGATGACATCACCGTCACGGATGATGAGATCGCCGCTTATTATGAAGAGAATATGCCAGCGTTCAAAACGCCCGAAACGCGTCACGTGCGCCATATTCTGGTCAAGCTCGACAAAGAGAATCCCAACGCCGAAGCCGACGCCAGCGCCAAAGCTCAAGTGCTGCGAGAACGCATCCTGGCAGGCGAGAGCTTTGAGACGGTGGCCAAGGAGTCTTCGGAAGATATCACCGCACAACAGGGCGGCGACCTGGGCGTGATCCGTCGTGGCATGATGGTCAAAGCGTTTGATGAGGCAGCGTTCAGCCTGGAGCAAGGCGCCGTCTCCGACGTCGTGGTCACCCCCTTTGGCGTGCATCTGATCAAAGTCGACGCCATCGTGCATGAATCCGTCAAACCGCTGGAGAAATCCCGCGCGGAAATTCGTGAAAAGCTGATTGCTGACAAGGCCATTGAGAAGGTCTATCAACGCAGCATCGATCTGGAGGATCGCGCCGCCACCAGTGATGACCTAGCGGCCATCGCCAAGGATCTCAATCTGCGCTTCAAAGAGACCGATTACCTGAGCATGAACGACGATAAAGCCGAACAGATCGAACGTCAGGCCAAATTCGTCGCCGCCGCTTTTAACACCGCCACCGGCGCGCTCAGCCCCGTTACTGAGGTGGATGAGGGGAAATTCTTCATCCTGAAGGTGTTGGATCGTAAAGAGCCGGAGCCCAAACCGTTGGCGGATATCCGCGATGAGGTGAGTCAAGCCTATATGGCGCAGCAGAACGAACAGAGCGCAACGGAACTGCTCACTGGGGTGAAACAGGCCCTCTCCGAGGGCAAGAGCTGGGATGAGGCCACGGCAAACCTGCCCAAAGGGGCGCACGTGACGACTCCAGCGCCTTTTCTCATGACCGATCTCAAAAGCGACGTCAGCGCAGCGGCGCGGCGCGCCGCATTCCAAACCTCCCTCAAATCGCCGCTGCACGCAGAGATTGTGCGCGATGCCGGCAAACTGAATCTGGTCTATTTGACCAAAGTGTTGCCGGTGGAGGAAAAGGATCGTCTGCCCGAAGCGCAACGCACCGCCATGCGTCGCCAACTTTCGGCGATCCTGGGTCAGGAGCAGTATGAAGATCTGCTGCGCGACCTGCATGAACGCGCTGAAGTCCGCGTCAATGAAGCGCTGATGAAACAACTGTAA